One genomic window of Bradyrhizobium sp. CCGE-LA001 includes the following:
- a CDS encoding SDR family oxidoreductase, with protein sequence MRSVVVTGASTGIGWAVAKFLIGRGYRVFGSVRKQADADRLAGELGTNFTPLLFDVTDEAAVLAAARQVREAVGGETLAGLVNNAGIAVAGPVLELSADDFRRQMDVNVIGPVIATKAFGPLLGADPSLKGPKGRIVMIGSVAGRNGNPLSAPYCTSKHAIEGLSESLRRELMLFGIDVIIVAPGAVKTPIWSKAEQIDLSVYKNSPYLPALNKVMAFMMDLGAKGLPAERIAEVVFEALTAASPKVRYQITPDPLRHLIGAVLPKRTVDRIIAKRLGLLPPG encoded by the coding sequence ATGCGATCTGTCGTCGTGACCGGCGCGTCCACCGGCATCGGCTGGGCCGTTGCGAAATTCCTGATCGGGCGCGGCTATCGTGTGTTCGGCAGCGTCCGCAAGCAGGCCGATGCCGATCGGCTTGCCGGTGAATTGGGCACGAACTTCACGCCGCTCTTGTTCGACGTCACCGATGAGGCCGCCGTGCTGGCCGCCGCACGCCAAGTGCGTGAGGCGGTGGGCGGCGAGACGCTCGCGGGTCTCGTCAACAACGCGGGCATCGCGGTCGCCGGTCCCGTCCTCGAATTGTCGGCTGACGATTTCCGCCGCCAGATGGACGTCAACGTCATCGGCCCTGTGATCGCGACAAAGGCGTTCGGGCCCTTGCTCGGTGCGGACCCATCTCTGAAAGGACCGAAGGGCCGGATCGTGATGATCGGCTCGGTCGCGGGCAGGAACGGCAATCCGCTGTCGGCGCCCTATTGCACCTCCAAGCACGCCATCGAGGGACTGTCGGAGAGCCTGCGCCGTGAGCTGATGCTGTTCGGCATCGACGTCATCATCGTCGCCCCCGGCGCGGTGAAGACGCCGATCTGGAGCAAGGCCGAACAGATCGATCTCTCCGTCTACAAGAACTCGCCCTATCTGCCGGCGCTGAACAAGGTGATGGCTTTCATGATGGACCTCGGCGCCAAGGGCCTGCCCGCCGAGCGCATCGCCGAAGTCGTGTTCGAAGCGCTGACGGCGGCAAGCCCCAAGGTGCGCTACCAGATCACGCCGGACCCGCTGCGCCATCTGATCGGCGCCGTGCTGCCGAAACGGACGGTCGACCGCATCATCGCCAAGCGGCTTGGGCTGCTGCCGCCGGGATGA
- a CDS encoding sulfatase-like hydrolase/transferase — protein MASAPNPGPSATTAVLASVAALGIWRLLAVAAPHFAALALMYETETDFGSRLSFALAWGILNFFWITLLRRPALSGALSLTMVVVLVLLSRLKHDIVQMTVNFIDLMMIDRDSVAFLFTIFPNLRWSVILAGLFTLPLMYALWWLDPFRIRRLPALACKLACLAALVGYSLSHPEEAWRGYYDDGYLSKFFRSGVSSVSDFVQYGFMESAASTNEHLNMPLVDACHPAGRRPNIIMIHDESSFDIRAADGIKVPPRYGDHFKSWDGRQRTFLAESNGGPSWFTEYNVLAGLSSRSFGRFAYFVTRIASNRVERGLPLALRRCGYDTMSLYPAYGGFMGARSFQMTTGIERFLDSKDLGAKDVEPDSFFYDKALQLMGQQPPNKPLFTFIYLGANHFPWETRFRSDLLPNWRAPGNTPSIDEYLRRQAISAEQYKAFVAGLKKNFPGEPFLIVRYGDHQPEFAPAILEPGLDEGALGKKLDAYDPRLYATYYAIDAVNFEPVKTEAVMDTVDGPYLPLVIQEAAGIPLDPSFAEQKEIMLRCKGIFYGCKDGAEARRLNRLLIDSGMIRGL, from the coding sequence ATGGCGTCCGCGCCGAATCCAGGTCCTTCTGCCACGACCGCCGTGCTGGCGAGCGTCGCCGCGCTCGGCATCTGGCGGCTGCTCGCAGTGGCTGCGCCGCATTTCGCTGCGCTGGCGTTGATGTACGAGACTGAGACCGATTTCGGCTCGCGCCTCTCCTTCGCGCTGGCCTGGGGGATCCTTAATTTCTTCTGGATCACGCTGCTGCGGCGGCCGGCACTGTCGGGCGCACTGTCGCTGACCATGGTCGTGGTGCTGGTGCTGCTGTCGCGGCTCAAGCACGACATCGTTCAGATGACGGTCAACTTCATCGACCTGATGATGATCGACCGCGACAGCGTCGCATTCCTGTTCACGATCTTCCCGAATCTGCGCTGGTCGGTGATCCTGGCCGGCCTCTTCACGCTGCCGCTGATGTATGCGCTGTGGTGGCTCGACCCTTTTCGCATCCGCCGCCTGCCGGCGCTGGCCTGCAAGCTCGCCTGCCTGGCCGCGCTGGTCGGCTATTCGCTCTCCCATCCGGAAGAAGCCTGGCGCGGCTATTACGACGACGGCTATCTCTCGAAGTTCTTCCGCTCCGGCGTCAGTTCGGTTTCCGACTTCGTGCAATACGGCTTCATGGAATCGGCCGCCTCCACCAACGAGCACCTCAACATGCCGCTGGTCGATGCCTGTCATCCCGCGGGCCGCCGGCCCAACATCATCATGATCCATGATGAATCGAGCTTCGACATCCGCGCTGCGGATGGCATCAAAGTGCCGCCGCGTTATGGCGACCACTTCAAGTCCTGGGACGGCAGGCAGCGCACCTTCCTCGCCGAGAGCAATGGCGGCCCGAGCTGGTTCACCGAATACAACGTGCTGGCCGGGCTCTCCTCCCGCTCGTTCGGCCGCTTCGCCTATTTCGTGACGCGCATCGCCTCGAACCGCGTCGAGCGCGGCCTGCCGCTGGCGCTGCGCCGCTGCGGCTACGACACGATGTCGCTCTATCCCGCCTATGGCGGCTTCATGGGCGCGCGCAGCTTCCAGATGACGACCGGCATCGAACGCTTCCTCGATTCCAAGGATCTCGGCGCCAAGGACGTGGAGCCCGACTCCTTCTTCTACGACAAGGCGCTCCAGCTGATGGGCCAGCAGCCGCCGAACAAGCCGCTGTTCACCTTCATCTATCTCGGCGCCAATCATTTCCCCTGGGAGACGCGCTTCCGTTCCGACCTGCTGCCGAATTGGCGCGCGCCGGGCAACACGCCGTCCATCGACGAATATCTGCGCCGTCAGGCCATCAGCGCCGAGCAGTACAAGGCATTCGTCGCCGGCCTGAAGAAGAATTTCCCCGGCGAGCCTTTCCTGATCGTGCGCTACGGCGACCACCAGCCGGAGTTCGCGCCTGCTATCCTCGAGCCCGGACTCGACGAAGGTGCTCTCGGCAAGAAGCTCGACGCTTACGATCCGCGTCTCTACGCGACGTATTACGCGATCGACGCCGTCAATTTCGAGCCGGTGAAGACTGAAGCCGTCATGGACACCGTCGACGGCCCCTATCTGCCGCTGGTGATCCAGGAAGCCGCCGGCATTCCGCTCGATCCATCCTTCGCCGAGCAGAAGGAGATCATGCTCCGCTGCAAGGGCATCTTCTATGGCTGCAAGGACGGCGCCGAGGCGCGGCGGCTGAACCGGTTATTGATCGATTCGGGGATGATCCGGGGACTTTAG
- a CDS encoding Bug family tripartite tricarboxylate transporter substrate binding protein yields MGKPVIVENRAGAGGVIGVTEAKRAEPDGTTILCTISSSLIQNRITVKDLPYDPERDFIYLTMVSGAGGPVVAAKKTGATNLREFIEYANKVGSLNWGSYGVGSTPHVLIETIAKQYGIRFQVIQYRGEAPMWNDLAGQTLDGAAGSYAAAAPVIQAGTGNLIGVVGSRLPPYPDTLTMTEQGAIGDFYELRAFTTFAVPIGTPKEIVEQLSPMLIQAGSDPKVQQMLSNFLLSSPTDFETTHRIFKRDSDVMLRILRELGVKPSE; encoded by the coding sequence GTGGGAAAGCCGGTCATCGTCGAAAACAGGGCCGGCGCGGGCGGCGTCATCGGCGTGACTGAAGCAAAACGCGCCGAGCCCGATGGCACCACCATCCTCTGCACGATCTCTTCGTCACTCATCCAGAACCGTATCACGGTGAAAGATCTTCCTTATGATCCCGAACGGGACTTCATCTATCTGACGATGGTCAGCGGCGCCGGCGGTCCGGTGGTCGCGGCCAAGAAGACGGGAGCGACCAATCTTCGTGAATTCATCGAATATGCTAACAAGGTCGGCAGCCTGAACTGGGGATCCTACGGCGTAGGCTCCACGCCGCACGTCCTCATTGAAACGATCGCGAAGCAATACGGCATTCGGTTTCAAGTCATCCAGTACCGCGGTGAGGCGCCGATGTGGAATGACCTTGCCGGACAGACGCTGGATGGCGCCGCAGGAAGTTATGCCGCAGCAGCGCCCGTCATCCAGGCGGGAACGGGAAACCTGATCGGAGTTGTTGGCAGCAGGCTACCGCCCTATCCCGACACGCTGACCATGACGGAGCAAGGTGCCATCGGTGACTTCTATGAGCTACGCGCGTTCACGACCTTCGCCGTGCCGATCGGCACGCCAAAGGAGATCGTGGAGCAACTCTCGCCGATGTTGATCCAGGCCGGATCAGACCCGAAGGTCCAGCAAATGCTGAGCAACTTTCTGCTGTCTTCTCCCACCGATTTCGAGACGACCCATCGCATCTTCAAGCGCGACAGTGATGTGATGCTGCGCATCTTGCGCGAACTCGGTGTCAAGCCATCGGAGTGA
- a CDS encoding glycine betaine ABC transporter substrate-binding protein: MSILSDPRWGEALSHLPDYLGNHVRVSLAALALGLVVSLPLAILTRNRPTPRNILLALASIVQTVPGLALLALFYPLLLLAASLTLAWFGFSFSAFGFLPAVLALALYSMLPVLRNGITGLNGIDPALTEAAKGVGMTARQSLVMVELPLALPVMMAGIRTAAVWVIGTATLSTPIGQTSLGNYIFAGLQTQNWVFVLFGCLASALLALAVDQLLGLIENGLRYRSRLRAALGGVGIAALVTAALVPTMGRSSQGYIVGAKTFAEQYVLSALLRDRLQAAGLSASARSGLGSSVIFEALKAGDIDLYVDYSGTLWANQLHRTDIKPRAELLAELKTALAKENITLLGELGFENAYALAMPRKRAEALGIRTIADLAAHTSTMSIAGDYEFFSRPEWAALQKAYGLQFRAQRQMQPDFMYAAVASGEVDVIAGYTSDGLIAKYDLVTLDDPRHAIPPYDAILLLAPKRASDERLETTLKPLLGKIDIATMREANLRASGNDANSSPDAVARWLWDEVGGR, encoded by the coding sequence ATGAGCATCTTGTCCGACCCGCGCTGGGGCGAGGCGCTGTCGCATCTGCCCGATTATCTCGGCAATCACGTCCGGGTGAGCCTTGCCGCGCTGGCGCTTGGTCTGGTCGTCAGCCTTCCGCTGGCCATCCTCACGCGCAACCGCCCGACGCCGCGCAACATCCTGCTTGCGCTTGCCAGCATTGTGCAGACGGTGCCCGGACTTGCGCTGCTTGCGCTGTTCTATCCGCTGCTGCTGCTGGCCGCTTCGTTAACGCTCGCCTGGTTCGGTTTTTCCTTCTCCGCCTTCGGCTTCCTGCCGGCCGTGCTGGCGCTGGCGCTCTATTCGATGCTGCCGGTGCTGCGCAACGGCATCACCGGGCTCAACGGGATCGATCCGGCGCTGACCGAAGCCGCCAAAGGCGTTGGCATGACCGCGCGGCAGTCGCTGGTCATGGTCGAGCTGCCGCTGGCGCTGCCGGTGATGATGGCGGGCATCCGCACCGCCGCCGTGTGGGTAATCGGCACGGCGACGCTGTCGACGCCGATCGGGCAGACCAGCCTCGGCAATTACATCTTCGCCGGGCTCCAGACCCAGAACTGGGTGTTCGTGCTGTTCGGCTGTCTCGCCTCGGCCCTGCTCGCGCTCGCCGTCGACCAGCTGCTTGGCCTGATCGAGAACGGCCTGCGCTATCGCAGTCGTCTGCGCGCAGCGCTCGGCGGCGTCGGTATCGCGGCGCTCGTCACGGCGGCGCTGGTGCCGACGATGGGGCGCTCGTCGCAGGGCTATATCGTCGGCGCCAAGACCTTCGCCGAGCAATATGTGCTGTCGGCCCTGCTGCGGGATCGTCTCCAGGCCGCAGGTCTTTCCGCGAGCGCAAGATCGGGCCTCGGCTCCAGCGTCATCTTCGAGGCGCTGAAGGCCGGCGACATCGATCTCTATGTCGATTATTCCGGCACGCTTTGGGCCAATCAGCTTCACCGGACTGATATCAAGCCGCGCGCGGAGTTGCTCGCGGAGCTGAAGACCGCGCTCGCAAAGGAGAACATCACCCTGCTCGGCGAGCTCGGCTTCGAGAACGCCTATGCGCTGGCGATGCCGCGCAAGCGCGCCGAGGCGCTTGGCATCCGTACCATCGCCGATCTCGCCGCGCACACATCGACGATGTCGATCGCCGGCGACTATGAGTTCTTCTCGCGCCCCGAATGGGCGGCGCTGCAAAAAGCCTATGGTCTTCAATTCCGCGCGCAGCGCCAGATGCAGCCGGATTTCATGTATGCGGCGGTCGCCAGCGGTGAGGTCGACGTCATCGCCGGCTACACCAGCGACGGCCTGATCGCAAAGTACGACCTCGTCACGCTCGACGATCCCAGGCACGCGATCCCGCCCTATGACGCGATTCTGTTGCTGGCGCCCAAGCGCGCCAGCGACGAGCGGCTCGAGACGACGCTCAAGCCGCTGCTCGGCAAGATCGACATCGCCACCATGCGCGAAGCAAATTTGCGCGCCAGCGGCAATGATGCGAACTCCTCACCGGATGCGGTGGCGAGGTGGTTGTGGGACGAGGTCGGCGGGCGGTAG
- a CDS encoding ATP-binding cassette domain-containing protein, whose translation MPSKLAISYQHVTKSFGRLKAVDEISLDIAEGEFVAVVGGSGSGKTTLLRLANRLIEADGGTIMVEAENVRNVDPVALRRRIGYVFQAGGLFPHLSVAENIGITPKLLGAPAADIAARVDELLELVQLDRAAHRDRLPDALSGGQRQRVGVARALAAKPRIVLMDEPFGALDPLTRDALGEDYRSLHRKLGLTTVIITHDMTEAILLADRIAVMRGGKLLAQGTPAELSTSGEPYVLELLRTPRRQVERLNALLPASGAA comes from the coding sequence ATGCCCTCCAAGCTGGCGATCAGCTACCAGCACGTCACCAAGAGCTTCGGCCGGCTCAAGGCTGTCGATGAGATCTCGCTCGACATCGCCGAGGGCGAGTTCGTGGCCGTCGTCGGTGGGTCGGGCTCGGGCAAGACGACGCTGCTGCGGCTCGCCAACCGGCTGATCGAGGCTGACGGCGGCACGATCATGGTGGAGGCTGAGAACGTCCGAAACGTCGATCCGGTCGCGCTGCGGCGGCGCATCGGCTACGTGTTCCAGGCCGGCGGGCTGTTTCCGCATTTGAGCGTTGCCGAGAACATCGGGATCACGCCGAAACTTCTGGGCGCGCCGGCAGCGGACATCGCCGCCCGCGTCGACGAACTGCTCGAGCTCGTGCAGCTCGACCGTGCCGCGCACCGCGACCGGCTGCCGGACGCGCTGTCCGGCGGCCAGCGCCAGCGTGTCGGCGTGGCCCGGGCGCTCGCGGCAAAGCCCCGGATCGTGCTGATGGACGAGCCGTTCGGCGCGCTCGATCCCCTCACCCGCGATGCGCTCGGCGAGGACTATCGGTCGCTGCATCGCAAGCTCGGCCTGACCACCGTCATAATCACGCATGACATGACGGAGGCGATCCTGCTCGCCGACCGCATCGCCGTGATGCGCGGCGGCAAGCTGCTGGCGCAGGGCACGCCCGCGGAGCTCTCGACGAGCGGCGAGCCTTATGTGCTGGAGCTGTTACGCACGCCCCGACGCCAGGTCGAACGGCTGAACGCGCTGCTGCCGGCGAGCGGTGCGGCATGA
- a CDS encoding ABC transporter ATP-binding protein: MTPTAVALEDAKVAFRLGDGRVYTAVEKAHLTVAQGEFVAIVGPTGCGKSTLLNVAAGLLKPAAGRVTIFDRPLAGLNRDAGYLFQADALFPWKTALDNVAIGLEIKGTPRTEALPRAQKWLTSVGLGAFANRYPHMLSGGQRKRVALAQVLIRDPKILLMDEPFGPLDAQTRQVMGNLLLELWNADRKAVLFVTHDLEEAIALADRVVIMSAGPSSRIIGDWRVSLPRPRDIFEVRLDKEFHALHREIWSVLKDEVMRGYAQSTNAAEAV; the protein is encoded by the coding sequence ATGACGCCTACGGCAGTGGCGCTGGAAGATGCCAAGGTTGCGTTCCGCCTCGGGGACGGCCGGGTCTATACGGCGGTCGAGAAAGCGCATCTTACGGTGGCGCAAGGCGAGTTCGTCGCCATCGTGGGGCCCACGGGGTGCGGGAAATCGACGCTGCTCAACGTTGCCGCGGGCCTGCTCAAGCCCGCTGCCGGCCGTGTCACGATCTTCGACCGGCCGCTCGCGGGGCTGAACCGCGATGCCGGATACCTGTTCCAGGCCGACGCGTTGTTCCCGTGGAAGACCGCGCTCGACAACGTCGCGATCGGGCTCGAGATCAAGGGGACGCCGCGCACTGAAGCGCTGCCGCGGGCGCAGAAATGGCTGACCTCCGTCGGCCTCGGCGCCTTCGCGAACCGCTATCCGCACATGCTCTCCGGCGGCCAGCGCAAGCGCGTGGCGCTGGCGCAGGTCCTGATCCGCGATCCGAAGATCCTGCTGATGGACGAGCCGTTCGGGCCGCTCGATGCGCAGACGCGCCAGGTTATGGGCAATCTGCTGCTCGAGCTCTGGAATGCCGACCGCAAGGCCGTGCTGTTCGTCACCCACGACCTCGAAGAGGCGATCGCGCTCGCCGACCGCGTCGTGATCATGTCGGCGGGGCCGTCCTCGCGCATCATCGGCGACTGGCGCGTCAGCCTGCCGCGCCCGCGCGACATTTTCGAGGTGCGGCTCGACAAGGAATTCCACGCACTGCATCGCGAGATCTGGAGCGTGCTCAAGGACGAGGTGATGAGGGGCTACGCCCAATCCACGAACGCGGCGGAGGCGGTCTGA
- a CDS encoding ABC transporter permease, translating into MSRPTLLALQILVAVIFIVLWQVLTTVAVFGKILLPPFFFSNPLDVFSQIVKWFSSGVIWKHLGITLAESILAFVIGSLGGVLVGFWFARQPLVAAVFDPYVKMVNALPRVVLAPIFALWLGLGIWSKVALGVTLVFFIVFFNVYQGVKEVSRTVLDNGRMLGMSERQLMQHVYWPSALSWMFSSLHTSVGFAVVGAVVGEYLGSAAGLGYLIQQAEGIFDVAGVFAGMFVLSAFVILIDFGVTLVERRLLVWRPTASDGRG; encoded by the coding sequence ATGTCGCGTCCGACGCTGCTTGCGCTGCAGATCCTGGTCGCGGTCATCTTCATCGTGCTGTGGCAGGTGCTGACGACCGTTGCCGTGTTCGGCAAGATCCTGCTGCCGCCGTTCTTCTTCTCGAACCCGCTCGACGTGTTCAGCCAGATCGTGAAGTGGTTTTCGTCGGGCGTGATCTGGAAGCATCTCGGCATCACGCTGGCGGAATCGATCCTCGCTTTCGTGATCGGATCGCTCGGCGGCGTGCTGGTCGGCTTCTGGTTCGCGCGCCAGCCGCTGGTCGCAGCCGTGTTCGATCCCTATGTGAAGATGGTCAACGCGCTGCCGCGCGTCGTGCTGGCGCCGATCTTCGCGCTGTGGCTCGGGCTCGGCATCTGGTCCAAGGTCGCGCTCGGCGTGACGCTGGTGTTCTTCATCGTCTTCTTCAACGTCTATCAGGGCGTGAAGGAGGTCAGCCGCACCGTGCTCGACAACGGCCGCATGCTCGGCATGAGCGAGCGGCAATTGATGCAGCACGTCTATTGGCCCTCGGCGCTGTCCTGGATGTTTTCCTCGCTGCACACCTCGGTGGGCTTCGCCGTGGTCGGCGCTGTCGTCGGCGAATATCTGGGATCGGCGGCCGGGCTCGGCTATCTCATCCAGCAGGCCGAGGGCATCTTCGACGTCGCCGGCGTGTTCGCCGGCATGTTCGTGCTGTCAGCCTTCGTCATTCTGATCGACTTTGGGGTGACGCTGGTGGAGCGCAGGTTGCTGGTGTGGCGGCCGACCGCGTCGGACGGGCGTGGCTAG
- a CDS encoding cupin domain-containing protein: MNRLTIGLSIAAAFAAGSGATQLLRPALAAENITAQIIHTGEMQGDALGPANAVGYRSKMFASADGATISIQVGNVPKHMHPNTNEIQYILDGTGTIWLGDKEVTVKPGDLVIIPKGTPHGGTKPISGQVKAIAIKTPPQAPDDTKLLD, from the coding sequence ATGAATCGCCTTACAATCGGGCTGTCGATCGCCGCCGCCTTTGCCGCCGGATCCGGCGCGACCCAGCTGCTGCGGCCGGCGCTCGCCGCCGAGAACATCACCGCGCAGATCATCCACACCGGCGAGATGCAGGGCGATGCGCTCGGGCCCGCCAACGCCGTGGGCTATCGTTCCAAGATGTTCGCGAGCGCCGATGGTGCCACCATCTCGATCCAGGTCGGCAACGTGCCCAAGCACATGCATCCCAACACCAACGAGATCCAGTACATCCTGGACGGCACCGGCACGATCTGGCTCGGCGACAAGGAGGTCACGGTGAAGCCCGGCGACCTCGTGATCATCCCGAAGGGCACGCCGCACGGCGGCACCAAGCCGATCAGCGGCCAGGTCAAGGCGATCGCGATCAAGACCCCGCCGCAGGCGCCCGACGACACCAAGCTGTTGGATTGA
- a CDS encoding ABC transporter substrate-binding protein, whose translation MKNTIARLAGALLALTLTTSLAAAQSKVTVAIGGGACLCYLPTVLAKQLGEYEKAGLNVELVDLKGGSDALKAVLGGSADVVSGYFDHCVNLAAKKQELQSFVVYDRYPGLVLVVAPSRTNDIKSVKDLAGKKVGVSAPGSSTDFFLKYMLKKNGLDPTSVAVIGVGLGATAVAAMEQGQIDAAVMLDPSVTVLQGSHKDLRILSDTRTQKDTLETFGGEYPGGALYTTTAWINSHEKETQALTNAILATLAWIHSHTPEEIMAKMPEQMVGKNKELYLAALKNTIPMFSENGKMDPKGAEAVLTVFSVGSPEVANAKIDLSKTFTNKFVDQAKKTTGNAK comes from the coding sequence ATGAAGAACACGATTGCCAGGCTCGCCGGCGCGCTGCTCGCGCTGACGCTCACCACCTCGCTTGCCGCGGCGCAAAGCAAGGTCACGGTCGCGATCGGCGGCGGTGCCTGCCTGTGCTACCTGCCGACGGTGCTGGCCAAGCAGCTCGGCGAATACGAGAAGGCCGGCCTCAACGTCGAACTCGTGGACCTCAAGGGCGGCTCCGATGCGCTGAAGGCCGTGCTCGGCGGCAGCGCCGACGTCGTCTCCGGCTATTTCGACCATTGCGTCAATCTCGCCGCCAAGAAGCAGGAGCTGCAGTCATTCGTGGTCTATGACCGCTATCCCGGCCTCGTGCTGGTGGTCGCGCCATCGCGCACCAACGACATCAAGTCGGTCAAGGATCTCGCCGGCAAGAAGGTCGGCGTCAGTGCGCCGGGGTCCTCCACCGATTTCTTCCTCAAATACATGCTCAAGAAGAACGGCCTGGATCCTACCAGCGTCGCCGTGATCGGCGTCGGCCTCGGCGCCACCGCGGTCGCTGCCATGGAGCAAGGCCAGATCGACGCGGCCGTGATGCTCGATCCCTCCGTCACCGTGCTCCAGGGCAGCCACAAGGATCTGCGCATCCTTTCCGACACCCGCACCCAGAAGGACACGCTCGAGACGTTCGGCGGCGAATATCCGGGCGGCGCGCTGTACACGACGACGGCCTGGATCAACAGCCACGAGAAGGAGACGCAGGCGCTCACCAATGCGATCCTGGCAACGCTCGCCTGGATCCATTCGCACACGCCGGAGGAGATCATGGCGAAGATGCCGGAGCAGATGGTCGGCAAGAACAAGGAGCTTTATCTCGCCGCTCTGAAGAACACGATCCCGATGTTCTCCGAAAACGGCAAGATGGATCCGAAGGGTGCGGAGGCCGTGCTTACGGTGTTCAGCGTCGGCTCGCCGGAGGTGGCGAATGCCAAGATCGACCTCAGCAAGACCTTCACCAACAAATTCGTCGATCAGGCCAAGAAGACGACCGGGAATGCCAAATAG
- a CDS encoding ABC transporter substrate-binding protein translates to MRMAARLLGGLLVAISATGLTVSAEAQEKKIKIGVVFDLTGPLAGGGSELGYIGAKIILDHFAKTGVEGYKVEAVYADAQSKPDIAINESVRLLEQEKVDMVLGFFSSAQCVPVAARVEQLKKFMWMTTCISSAVFNDKGYKYVFRPQASGDQFGMMTVDFIAQNAKEKLGKEPKDLRVAIIHEDGAYGVDVSKGNEAGAKKAGFNVVLKEGYSATAPDLSALVTKLKRAKPDVIFHTGYNPDITLLLRQAREQGLKFGALMGHGAGYGVYEKLKEGMGADATYIFNADPISIWLANQKTMDPKLPPVIKMVGDEFDKVRPGVAIRSAHVGIGASNTYVFMSDVLPRAIKKYGGVDPEALRKAALDTDIPEGGTMLGFGVKFYGEGTPMAGQNERSFPVVIQYIDDKSSVVWPKSQAQREAVLPLPKGTTYSNQ, encoded by the coding sequence ATGCGCATGGCTGCCCGTTTGCTGGGTGGGCTCTTGGTCGCGATATCAGCGACGGGCCTGACGGTTTCCGCCGAGGCTCAGGAGAAGAAGATCAAGATCGGCGTGGTCTTTGATCTAACCGGACCTCTCGCCGGCGGCGGCTCCGAGCTTGGCTATATCGGCGCAAAGATCATCCTCGACCATTTCGCCAAGACCGGCGTCGAAGGCTACAAGGTCGAAGCCGTCTATGCGGATGCGCAGAGCAAGCCCGACATCGCCATCAACGAATCCGTCCGCCTGCTCGAGCAGGAGAAGGTCGACATGGTGCTCGGCTTCTTCTCCTCGGCGCAATGCGTGCCGGTGGCCGCTCGCGTCGAGCAGCTCAAGAAGTTCATGTGGATGACGACCTGCATCTCGTCGGCCGTGTTCAACGACAAGGGCTACAAATACGTGTTCCGCCCGCAGGCCAGCGGCGACCAATTCGGCATGATGACGGTGGATTTCATCGCGCAGAATGCCAAGGAGAAGCTCGGCAAGGAGCCGAAGGACCTGCGCGTCGCCATCATCCACGAGGACGGCGCCTATGGCGTCGACGTCTCCAAGGGCAACGAGGCCGGGGCGAAGAAGGCTGGCTTCAACGTCGTGCTGAAGGAGGGCTATTCCGCCACCGCTCCTGATCTCTCCGCGCTGGTGACCAAGCTGAAGCGCGCCAAGCCCGACGTGATCTTCCACACCGGCTACAACCCTGACATTACGCTGCTGCTGCGCCAGGCCCGCGAGCAGGGCCTGAAGTTCGGCGCGCTGATGGGGCACGGTGCCGGCTACGGCGTCTATGAGAAGCTGAAGGAGGGCATGGGCGCGGACGCCACCTACATCTTCAACGCCGATCCGATCTCGATCTGGCTCGCCAACCAGAAGACCATGGATCCGAAGCTCCCGCCCGTGATCAAGATGGTCGGCGACGAGTTCGACAAGGTCAGGCCGGGCGTTGCCATCCGCTCCGCCCATGTCGGCATCGGCGCCTCCAACACCTACGTCTTCATGTCCGACGTCCTGCCGCGCGCAATCAAGAAGTATGGCGGTGTCGACCCCGAGGCGCTGCGCAAGGCGGCGCTCGACACCGACATCCCCGAAGGCGGCACCATGCTAGGCTTCGGCGTGAAGTTCTATGGCGAGGGCACGCCGATGGCCGGACAGAACGAGCGCTCGTTCCCGGTCGTGATCCAGTACATCGACGACAAATCCTCCGTGGTGTGGCCCAAGAGCCAGGCGCAGCGCGAGGCGGTGCTGCCGCTGCCGAAAGGCACCACCTACAGCAACCAGTAG